In a genomic window of Taylorella equigenitalis ATCC 35865:
- a CDS encoding YeiH family protein: MTRDLKIRATLIVVGMAIVAMILSRVPPLNSLHLSPLIISVLLGALVGNIVPRILKLVVLSGVYAKCTREALRLGIILYGFRITLDQIMLVGYEGIAYAFIIVFSTFFVGFFASRAMGLDRQSASLISSGSAICGAAAVLATESIVKGSSQKVGIAVATVVVFGTTCMFVYPLVYESGILGFTKAQMGFFMGGSLHEVAHAVAAGFSVGGEASSITVIIKMLRVLMLVPFLLMLGLNSSYFGSPEGASSIRKSIPVFAIWFLVVVIVASLLPLSIRHMITPTIALVDDFLLTVAMFALGLSIQKDMFKKAGFKPYIIATIMLCWLILICYIGASILGTQ; this comes from the coding sequence GTGACTAGGGATTTAAAAATCAGAGCAACATTAATAGTGGTAGGTATGGCTATTGTTGCGATGATACTATCCCGAGTGCCGCCGCTTAACTCGTTGCATTTAAGTCCTCTTATAATTTCCGTTTTGCTTGGTGCTTTAGTTGGCAATATTGTCCCCCGTATTCTCAAGCTCGTTGTTTTAAGTGGCGTTTACGCAAAGTGTACGAGAGAGGCTCTTCGTCTAGGAATCATATTGTATGGTTTTAGGATAACGCTTGATCAAATAATGCTTGTGGGATACGAGGGCATTGCCTATGCATTTATTATTGTATTTAGTACTTTTTTTGTTGGCTTTTTCGCTTCGCGGGCAATGGGTCTGGATAGGCAATCTGCTTCGCTCATAAGCTCAGGAAGTGCTATCTGTGGGGCTGCGGCCGTGCTTGCCACAGAGAGTATTGTCAAAGGTAGTAGTCAAAAAGTCGGAATTGCTGTGGCCACTGTAGTCGTATTCGGCACCACATGCATGTTTGTTTACCCTTTGGTCTACGAATCAGGCATATTAGGTTTTACAAAGGCTCAGATGGGCTTTTTTATGGGTGGCAGTTTGCATGAGGTTGCACATGCAGTTGCAGCTGGATTCTCTGTAGGCGGGGAAGCAAGCTCAATTACCGTTATTATTAAAATGTTGCGTGTGCTTATGCTTGTTCCATTCTTACTGATGCTTGGATTGAACTCTTCGTATTTTGGCTCTCCTGAAGGGGCTTCATCTATTCGCAAGTCTATTCCAGTATTTGCAATTTGGTTTTTGGTAGTAGTGATAGTTGCGTCGTTATTGCCACTAAGTATTAGGCATATGATAACTCCAACAATCGCTCTGGTAGACGATTTTCTACTCACCGTTGCGATGTTCGCTCTAGGATTATCTATACAGAAGGATATGTTCAAAAAAGCTGGATTTAAGCCTTATATTATTGCGACTATTATGCTTTGCTGGCTAATTTTGATTTGTTATATAGGTGCATCGATATTGGGCACTCAATAG
- a CDS encoding DUF1841 family protein — protein sequence MSLFNPSLTQVREFFVGTFGRYERSEALDPMGKLAIKWILKHPEYFALLRDPDATRAEFTVASGQTNPFLHLSMHLSIEEQLSIDSPRGIRAIFDKLATKKGEHEAHHVMMESLGQIIWESQRAGRPPDQERYLELLTLRSE from the coding sequence ATGTCCTTATTTAATCCATCTCTAACTCAGGTACGTGAATTTTTTGTAGGGACTTTTGGTCGCTATGAAAGAAGTGAAGCCCTTGACCCTATGGGCAAACTAGCTATTAAGTGGATTCTTAAGCATCCTGAGTATTTTGCTCTATTGCGCGACCCTGATGCAACCCGTGCGGAATTCACGGTTGCGAGTGGGCAGACTAATCCTTTTCTTCATCTATCTATGCATTTATCGATTGAGGAGCAGTTATCCATCGATAGTCCTCGCGGAATTCGTGCAATATTCGATAAGCTTGCCACAAAAAAAGGCGAACATGAGGCCCACCACGTTATGATGGAGAGTTTGGGGCAGATTATTTGGGAGTCGCAACGTGCGGGCCGACCTCCTGATCAAGAGAGATATTTGGAACTTCTGACTTTGCGTTCTGAATAG